The Salvelinus namaycush isolate Seneca chromosome 28, SaNama_1.0, whole genome shotgun sequence genome contains a region encoding:
- the LOC120023755 gene encoding uncharacterized protein LOC120023755 isoform X1, giving the protein MVQVREVMGPWAAPGLGSFSSDFVVFSLLFLLLSIILALCTNCRRHSYTLRDGGEEVDRTQSQLVRVVKLEDALAARENSMINDIRKDESDFSPRPEDSAIGVPEQPPAEQDVTWLKPWRSHRQAPDQGDSPSTLQIANRTHMAMTIISPSPPTTVDIGDLSDVLNFTPELHFIDATIVSSFEPVAVPILEPLVVPIVSILEPVEVPNVNVHIVSSFEPVEAPIVDLPIMDVTIVNSLEPLQAPIVDAPIVSSLEPVEHADATVINDLDIPNAPVGLENLDAPVINSLDTLVLDALIVNSLEPVDIPVINDLDTPDTPIVNILDTLEVDAPIIDVPIVDSLAPVEIPIMNDINLLEAPAEFSSSFNPQLEVEVHVDGEDQNQGLSLCVRPQHTYEIIGEPNPDEHSVEVDLATPSSQTIAELVNKSTTHSDDDTTTVTEPADLASTGYETIA; this is encoded by the exons ATGGTGCAGGTGAGAGAGGTCATGGGGCCATGGGCAGCTCCAGGGTTGGGGTCATTCTCTTCAGATTTCGTCGTGTTCtctctgctcttcctcctcctctccatcatcCTCGCCCTCTGCACTAACTGTAGAAG GCATTCCTATACGCTGCGGGATGGTGGTGAGGAAGTGGACAGAACCCAGTCACAGCTGGTCAGAGTG GTGAAGCTAGAGGATGCCTTGGCCGCCAGGGAGAACTCAATGATCAATGACATCAGAAAAGATGAGAGTG ATTTCAGTCCCAGACCTGAGGACAGTGCCATTGGTGTCCCAGAGCAGCCTCCTGCTGAGCAGGATGTCACCTGGTTGAAACCCTGGAGGAGCCACAGGCAGGCACCTGATCAAG GTGATTCTCCAAGTACCTTGCAGATTGCCAACAGAACCCACATGGCCATGACGATTATATCTCCTTCGCCTCCCACAACCGTCGACATTG GTGACCTGAGTGATGTCCTGAACTTCACACCTGAGCTCCACTTTATAGATGCCACCATCGTGAGCAGCTTTGAACCTGTTGCTGTCCCCATCCTTGAACCTCTGGTTGTCCCCATCGTGAGCATTCTTGAACCCGTGGAAGTCCCCAACGTGAATGTCCACATCGTGAGCAGTTTTGAACCTGTGGAAGCCCCCATCGTGGATCTCCCCATCATGGATGTCACCATTGTGAATAGCCTTGAACCTCTGCAAGCCCCAATTGTGGATGCACCCATCGTGAGCAGCCTTGAACCTGTTGAACATGCGGATGCCACTGTCATTAATGACCTTGATATCCCGAATGCTCCAGTTGGCTTAGAGAACCTGGATGCCCCAGTCATCAACAGTCTTGACACACTGGTGCTGGATGCCCTCATTGTAAACAGCCTTGAACCTGTGGACATCCCTGTCATCAATGACCTTGACACTCCAGATACCCCCATCGTAAATATTCTTGACACCCTGGAGGTGGATGCTCCCATCATAGACGTCCCCATCGTGGACAGCCTTGCACCTGTGGAAATCCCCATCATGAATGACATTAACCTCCTGGAGGCCCCTGCGGAGTTCAGCTCCAGCTTTAACCCTCAGCTTGAAGTAGAGGTTCATGTGGATGGTGAGGACCAGAACCAGGGGCTTTCCCTGTGTGTCCGACCCCAGCATACCTATGAGATCATTGGGGAGCCCAATCCTGATGAACACTCTGTGGAAGTGGACCTGGCAACCCCAAGCTCTCAAACCATAGCTGAACTGGTCAATAAATCCACCACACATTCTGACGATGATACAACCACAGTCACCGAGCCAGCGGACCTGGCAAGCACAGGCTATGAGACTATAGCTTAA
- the LOC120023755 gene encoding uncharacterized protein LOC120023755 isoform X2: MSRREGCNGWNPFVKLEDALAARENSMINDIRKDESDFSPRPEDSAIGVPEQPPAEQDVTWLKPWRSHRQAPDQGDSPSTLQIANRTHMAMTIISPSPPTTVDIGDLSDVLNFTPELHFIDATIVSSFEPVAVPILEPLVVPIVSILEPVEVPNVNVHIVSSFEPVEAPIVDLPIMDVTIVNSLEPLQAPIVDAPIVSSLEPVEHADATVINDLDIPNAPVGLENLDAPVINSLDTLVLDALIVNSLEPVDIPVINDLDTPDTPIVNILDTLEVDAPIIDVPIVDSLAPVEIPIMNDINLLEAPAEFSSSFNPQLEVEVHVDGEDQNQGLSLCVRPQHTYEIIGEPNPDEHSVEVDLATPSSQTIAELVNKSTTHSDDDTTTVTEPADLASTGYETIA; encoded by the exons ATGAGTAGAAGGGAGGGATGCAATGGATGGAATCCTTTT GTGAAGCTAGAGGATGCCTTGGCCGCCAGGGAGAACTCAATGATCAATGACATCAGAAAAGATGAGAGTG ATTTCAGTCCCAGACCTGAGGACAGTGCCATTGGTGTCCCAGAGCAGCCTCCTGCTGAGCAGGATGTCACCTGGTTGAAACCCTGGAGGAGCCACAGGCAGGCACCTGATCAAG GTGATTCTCCAAGTACCTTGCAGATTGCCAACAGAACCCACATGGCCATGACGATTATATCTCCTTCGCCTCCCACAACCGTCGACATTG GTGACCTGAGTGATGTCCTGAACTTCACACCTGAGCTCCACTTTATAGATGCCACCATCGTGAGCAGCTTTGAACCTGTTGCTGTCCCCATCCTTGAACCTCTGGTTGTCCCCATCGTGAGCATTCTTGAACCCGTGGAAGTCCCCAACGTGAATGTCCACATCGTGAGCAGTTTTGAACCTGTGGAAGCCCCCATCGTGGATCTCCCCATCATGGATGTCACCATTGTGAATAGCCTTGAACCTCTGCAAGCCCCAATTGTGGATGCACCCATCGTGAGCAGCCTTGAACCTGTTGAACATGCGGATGCCACTGTCATTAATGACCTTGATATCCCGAATGCTCCAGTTGGCTTAGAGAACCTGGATGCCCCAGTCATCAACAGTCTTGACACACTGGTGCTGGATGCCCTCATTGTAAACAGCCTTGAACCTGTGGACATCCCTGTCATCAATGACCTTGACACTCCAGATACCCCCATCGTAAATATTCTTGACACCCTGGAGGTGGATGCTCCCATCATAGACGTCCCCATCGTGGACAGCCTTGCACCTGTGGAAATCCCCATCATGAATGACATTAACCTCCTGGAGGCCCCTGCGGAGTTCAGCTCCAGCTTTAACCCTCAGCTTGAAGTAGAGGTTCATGTGGATGGTGAGGACCAGAACCAGGGGCTTTCCCTGTGTGTCCGACCCCAGCATACCTATGAGATCATTGGGGAGCCCAATCCTGATGAACACTCTGTGGAAGTGGACCTGGCAACCCCAAGCTCTCAAACCATAGCTGAACTGGTCAATAAATCCACCACACATTCTGACGATGATACAACCACAGTCACCGAGCCAGCGGACCTGGCAAGCACAGGCTATGAGACTATAGCTTAA